A region from the Beduinella massiliensis genome encodes:
- a CDS encoding DUF4364 family protein has product MKDRERLVLGAALAMGALNAAQLRRFLFETDLSPEFDMAWTLAELREAGLLTQTVGESGIQYLLSPLGAEALRAEPLSKQLEQSIAEKAEEYRRLFAQEQNYLAQYSEQANGIIPVFLSIRQNEKVLFKISVIVHDVATAEKIKRHWMENAHRAYEETWRCIAEGEPLPVFD; this is encoded by the coding sequence CGATGGGGGCGCTGAACGCCGCCCAGCTACGGCGTTTTCTCTTCGAGACGGACCTTTCCCCGGAGTTTGACATGGCCTGGACGCTGGCGGAGCTGCGCGAAGCGGGCCTGCTCACGCAGACCGTCGGAGAATCGGGCATTCAATACCTGCTTTCGCCCCTGGGCGCGGAGGCGCTGCGCGCGGAGCCGCTTTCAAAACAGCTTGAGCAGTCCATCGCGGAAAAGGCGGAGGAATACCGCAGACTCTTTGCGCAGGAACAGAATTATCTCGCCCAGTACAGCGAGCAGGCGAACGGCATCATCCCCGTATTCCTGTCCATCCGGCAGAACGAAAAGGTGCTCTTTAAGATCAGCGTGATCGTACACGACGTGGCGACCGCGGAAAAAATCAAGCGGCACTGGATGGAGAACGCGCACAGGGCTTACGAAGAGACGTGGCGGTGCATCGCGGAGGGCGAGCCCCTGCCGGTCTTTGATTGA